The genomic stretch TAAGAAATTAAAGTTTCACTAGTAATATTATACCGAGATGCAATATGAGAAAGTGTCTCTCCTGGCTTAATTTTATGTTCAACAACCTTTAAAACAAAAGGCTTCCTTATAGTAGTAGCATTATAATTGCTTGCATCTAAACCAAAGAAATAATTATTAATCTGACTTAAATCTTGATCACTATAATACAAAAAAGTATCAATAAAATAATCTTTGGGAAAGCTTAATTTGTTTAAAAAAACATATGAACCATAATACGCAAAAATATTTAAATAAAAGATTAATATTAAGACAAAAACTAAAACATTAATTTTAAAAATAAAATTATAAATAACACTATAAAACAAATTTACATCATAAGTATTAACCATTTTAAATGTAACCTTCTTAGAAGAATATCCACACTTATAATTATTAATATCCATAATCTGCCCAAACAAAGTTATAAACAACAATTTAAATACATAAAAAAATTTAGTAAAAACATTAAAAAAACAAAAACAGCTTTTCCGTTTTTTTTTATTAAAATTACGAATATTACCAAAATCTCTCAACTCAAAATCACCTTTAACTGCCCTATTAAACAAAAAATTTTTCTTCCTTTTAAATACATTCTGATCTTTTTTTGGTATAATCATATCATGCCTTATTATATACTATACACTAGAAATTTCAATTCGATAAAAACTCAAATGGAAATTTAAGAAATGTTACAAATCCACAAACAAGTATTAATTCCCGTTACATTGGCTTTTATGTTATTAATAACAATGATCAAAATGTCACTATCTTTTCATTTAGTTAAAGGTTCGTCAATGTTGCCAACAATTTTAGATCAAAATTGGATAATAAATCATAAGCTAGCTTATGGTATTAGAATAAAAAATAAAGAAACCTATGTTGTACTATGGAGCAAACCTAAAAAAAATGAAACAGTACTTATCAAGGACCCTATAACAAAAAAAATATCTGTTAAAAAAATTTTTGCAATCCCAGGAGAAAAATTCATTAAATTACAGCCAAATATAATATCTATACATAACCTAAACTTCAATATAAATAAAGAACATCTACAAAAATTAAAAAGCATATACATTCCAAAGGATTATTATTTAGTAGTAGGAGATAATAAAAAAGTTTCTCTTGATTCTAGAGAATATGGATTTATAAACATTAACGACATTATTGGTAAGATAATATATCAATTATAAAATAATTAAATTAATTCCTAAATGAAAAATATTTACAATAATTCAATTTTATCTTCTAATATCTCTTTAGCTCTAATATTGCCTGATGAAATCAGCAAACATTCCTTTTCATTATTATCAAAAGAAGCACTTGTCATTCTTATTTTTATTGACTTAGAAACATTAATATCTAAATCTCTTGCAGCAATACTTAAAATACCACTCTCATCCAACCTGAAAAGTATTTCTATCTTTGGCACACCTTTTAGAGCATTTTGTATATTACTAAAGAAAAATCTACTTATTGAACAATTCAAAGATGCCTTATTATATTCACCTTGCAACACATGAATTTCAATCTCCTCTTGATAATCATTAGTTGTTGTAAATATTTGTCTTTCACACACTGGTAATAAAGTATTTCTTTTAATCAATGTAAAAAACCCATCATTACAAGTTTCAATTCCAAGAGAATAAGGCGTAACATCTTTAAAATCAATAAGAGTATCATTAGTTGCAAGACTAAAAGCATGAATACCAGCACCAGTTGCAACAACCTCATCTTGATTTAATGAATCTAAAATTTCAATTTCAGGAAAAACTTCATTCAATCTATCTTTAACCAAAGGAATTCTAGTTGAACCTCCTGAGAGTACTATCTTTAAAATATGTTTAAGATCAACACCTGAATCTGCAATACATTCATTTGTAAGACTAATAGTTCTATCTATAAAATCCCAAATCATTAAATTAAATTCATCTCTTGTAAGTTTATAATTTAAATGATTACCATCAGTAAAAGGCAATACAATATTAACTTCATCCATAGTAGATAAATTTTTTTTAGCATCTTCAATTTTCTCTCTTAATTGTTCAATAAGTACAATATCATCCAAATTTATATCAGGATATTCTTCTTTAAAACTAGCTAAAACATGTTTTTCTACAACCTCATTAAAATCATTCCCACCAAGTCTATTTTCACCTTTACTTGCAAGAACAGTATAAGTATCATTTTGTTTTTCTAAAAGAGTAACATCAAAAGTTCCACCACCAAGATCATATACAAGAAATAATCCTTCTACTTGTTTTTCAAAAGCATAAGACAAAGCAGCTGCTGTTGGTTCATTAAGTATTGCCCTACATTTTAATCCTGCAATATCTGCAGCCCTAACAACACCCCTTCTTTGAATTTCAGAAAAATACGCAGGAACTGTTATAACAGCATTGCTTACTTGAGTACCTAAAAATTTTTCAGCATTAATCTTAATATTCAATAATAAATGAGAAGCAATGTCTTCGGCTTTATATATATTATCACCAACTTGATAAACAACATCAGTCCCCATATTGACTTTAAAATTATAAAAAGTTTTATCTGGATTTACCAATATTTGATGTTTAGCAGCACTACCAACAATCACACCAAAATCTGTAAAAGAAACAATAGAGGGTGTCATTCTCTCACCTCTATCATTCAATATCACTCTAGAATTAACATCAAAATAAGACACTACAGTATTTGTAGTTCCAAGATCTATTCCTATCCACTTTTCCATCAAATACCCCTATGAATTGAAATAATTAATTCAATTTCACCTAAATCTAATTTTAATTTTTTAGCAATAACTTCTAAAGACATTCCCTGTTCATAGAGTGAAATCACTTGTCTACGAATATTATATCCCTCTTTTATTATATTTTTCTCAATAGTGGGTATTGAATAATCTAAATTACCCTTATAAGAACCACTATCACTTTTAATCCCAAAATTATTATTTACCATTGAAATTGAATGGGAATTAAATCCCAATAATCTTTGATCAAGTATTTCTATTCTCTCATCAACTTCTTTAATAATTCTATTTAAACTTTCAATTTTAATTTCAATAATACTGATATTTCTATCAGTAGCTTGATTAATCTCAATAATAGTTTTATCTACTTCACTCTTAAATTTTTTAAGTATGCTATTAGATTTTATTTTTAAACTAATATATACATGAAAATATATAAAAGTAAATATAATCAAAATGAAACAAAAAACAACAAACATACAGAATGCCCTATCCCAAACTATCTTTCAATATCAATATTCTTCCCAAGCTTTGGATCATGTAAATTAATATCATATAAATCAGAAGAATTTTTATCATCATGCTTAACTTTTGATATTGTAACAGAATTAAAGTTATCATCTTTAAGCTCATCAATAGGAAATATGACATTTATTTCCGAATCATAATGATAATCTTCTCTCTCATTTAAACTCAAGTGTTGAGTTTCTCTTATCTTTTTTTTTCTCAAAGTTTCATTTGAAACTTCACTCGCTTTAAAAGCACCCTGTGTAATTATCTTTGTAACTTCAGATGAAATATTAATATCCAAAAGCCCCTCCTATAATTTATAAACTATCTAGACTCAAAAGGAACATAAGCTACCATTTTAATAATACCGTCATCCTCTACAAAAGTAATATTATGATAATCCCTTGGAAGCTCATAATAAGCATCTTTAATATACAACTTAACCCCAGCATAAGCTATATATTCAACAAAAATTTTGCCATCAGTCTTACTATTTTCAAGTGCCCTTTGTAAACTTTCTTGTTTATCTTTTACCATTTTTATTTCTAAAATTAAAATATCTCTCTCATTAATAAGTTCATTACAACTATCAATTTTTAAAGACTTTTCGGCCTTATCAACAGTAATCTGAATATTTTTCTTCAAAGCAGAAATATCTTTTGTTAAAACCTCAAGACGTTTCTCTATTTTGACAAGATACTCATTAAATCTAGATAATAAAGATTTTATTTCAGGATCACACCCAACACAAACAGCAGTCTCAGCATTACCCTCAGATCCAATAGAATACGCTCTAACTTCCTCTCTTGCATGAATATCAGAACCAACTATTTTAGATTTTTTCCCAATACAGAGTACCTTTTTTGTACAAGAAACAACAGAATTAACAATTCCTCTTACAACTTCAATATTACCCTCACATCGTACATCAACATTTTCTAAAAATTTAGATTTAATAGATTTCTTAGCATAAATTTCCGAACCACCCTTACCATTAGCTCCACTACGAAGAACAATAGAGCCATCTGTACTCAAATTACATCTACCAACAAGTCCATTAACCTCTATTCCACTCTTAGCCATAACATTATATCCATCCAAAATACTTCCCTTAATTAATACCATACCGTTATTCACTATATTACCAGTAGCAGGACCAACATCACCATCAACAACATAAACATTATGTACAGCAATAATACCATTCTCAATAAATATATATCCATCACATCCTGCAAGAATTTTATTTCCTTCCCTTAAAGTATTCTCTCCCAAAACCAAATTCAATTCCCGACCACTCTCTGCTTTTAATATCTTTCCAAAAACAGTATATCCATCAATACCCCTTGACAAAGGAACAATTTCTGCAAGCTCATCTCCCTTATTAACATTCCTAAATTCATTACCCATAGCACCATATTCAGCTGAATACTTACTCTTCACAACAAAATTAACATAAGCATCCCTTCCTTTAACAGAATTAACTCCTTTTGCCATCTCAATTGATTCACCATAAAATGGATAGTCCACAAATTCTTTTATTTTATTTCGAAGCAATGCTTTATCTACGACTCCATATTTTTTAAGAATATTAAAAATATCTTTTTCTAAAACTTCAGCACCATTAGGTCCAGGAGTAGTAAATTCAATAGTTACTGACATTGAGTCTTCTGATATATGAACCATCATAGTTACACTCTCTGCAAGTTCAGCATCAAAATCAGAGACACGTTCATATTCACCACTAGCATTTTCAACTATTGTTCTAACAAAATTCTTATCCAAATTTTTAATATTACTATAAGATGCAAATTTATCCATTACATCCTTAAAAGTAACAACACTTCCTCCTCCTTGAGCAGGTGTAACTTTTAAAAATACTCCCTTGGCACTTCTTCTTATAAAAAACTTTCCATCCAAAGAAATACTCTCATCAGATTCGCTTTGTGAACTTAAAACATCAAGAACCCCAAATTTTGAATAAGAATTTTTATAAGCAACTATTCTCCATTTCTTCTCACCATACCCAAATATCCCATTATTTCCACGTACTAAAATCTCATAATCCAAATCTTTATATGGCACTGAAAGTTCCAAAGAAGCATCATTTAAAGCCTCTTCAAGAGTATCCGCTTCTATTTCTATTAAACGAACCTTATTTTCTCTCTCTAAATATCGTCTTATTTTTTCTCTTAAATCAGCAAAATCACCAATATCAGTCATAATTATTCCTTTTTATTAATCAAAGTCTTAATAGTATCAGCAACAACTTTGGGATCACTGTTCTTAACATATGAAATCTGTTCTGATAATTTACTCTCAAAATTAACATTATTTTGCCTATCTCTAACATCCGCATACTTGTTCAAGTCTTCAGAAAAATCATAATTGCTATTATCAACTTTATCATTCTTACTTGAAAAATCCTTTATCAAGGAAGAATCTATATCATTAGGTTCAGGTTGAGAATTATCATTTTTATTAATAACATCCTTATTACTACTCAAATCATTATCTTTAAAGAGTTCATACAAATACTTGTTATATATAAATTCAATTAAAAGTCCTATAGCAAAAAAAATTAAAAATTGAAGAAATGCTCTAAATAATACTGTCAAAAAAGACACCCGAGCAAAAATACCAAGAATCATCGCAAGAATAAATGCAAATGAACTAAATAATAAAACATACTTGCTTTTTTTCCCAAATAACATAATTACCTATTCCATGCCAAAAAATTTAGATATAAAACCTATCACACCTCTCCTTTTTTTATTATCAAGAGTAATCTCTTCAAGAGCAGCAACAATAGAATCAAGACAATAACTAGCTTTACTATTAGGATTCAATAAAATAAAAGGTCTCTGCTTAAAAACAGAATTTTTAATATTTTGATCCTCATAAACATAACCTAAATAATCAACATTTAAATTCAAAAACTGATTCGATATATCAACAACTTTCTTAGCCACTATTTTTCCTTCACTAACATTAGCAACTCTATTTACAACCAGTCTTAAATTTTTTAAATTTTCCATCTTATGAGACAAAACCTTAATGATACCATAAGCATCAGTTATGGAGGTAGGTTCTGGAGTTGTTACAATAACCACATCATCACTAGAGAACAAAAACGAAATAACCTGTCTTGAAATTCCAGCACTAGTATCTATTATCACTATATCATATTCATAAACTTTTAATAATTCTTTTATAAACTGGTTCATCTCGGTTTCTGACAAATCCAAAAGTTCTGTTGTTCCAGAAGCACCAGCTAAGAGATCAATATTATATTCTGTCTTAGTAATTACGTCTTGGATACAGCGACCTTGTACAATCATATGATAAATATTGTACTTTGGAATCACTCCAAGTAAAATGTTAATATTAGCCATACCAATATCTGCATCAAAAACTAAAACTTTTTTACCAAGATGTGCATATTTAAGAGCAAGCCCCACAGCAATATTACTTTTCCCAACACCACCTTTACCACTAGTAACAGAAATAAATCTTGTTTTATTATTTTGTATTTTATCATCAACAACAAAGCTAGACTTATTATTTAATCTCATAATATCACGTAAACTTTGAGCCTGATCTTCCATCATATATTATCCTTAATAATAAGATTTACTTTTTAGCTTTCGAATAAATTCAACATCATCACTTATTCTATATCCATTTATTTTTTTAATGAAGGTAAGCGGTTCTGCAATACTAATATTATGAGGAACAATTTGCCCATCAGTAACATAAGAAACTTCCTTTCTCATTTCATGAATCAAACTTATCAAATTACCAACACATGTTGTCTCATCAAGCTTTGTAAAAATCACAGTTTTATAACTAAAAGGAGAAAACTGATGAAATATTTCTTTTATATCTGATGTTTTTGTCGTAGAACTTACAGCCAAATGAAATTCAGCATCACGACCACAAGCATTAAGAAGTTCTTTCATCTCAGCAAGTTTCATAAAGTCCTTAGGACTCTTACCAATTGTATCAATAAGAACAAGATCAAAATCTTTTGACTGTGTAATCTCTTCCTTTAAATCTTTAAAAGATTCAATTGCTTTAACAGGAATTCCCATAATATCACCATACGTCTGAATTTGTTTTTTAGCACCTATTCGATAATTATCAATAGTAATAATCTTAATATTTAAATTCTTATCATCACTATTAATACCATAAATCGCTGCAAGTTTTGCAATGGTAGTAGTCTTCCCAACACCCGTTGGCCCAACTAAAATAAAAATCCTTTTCTTAAGATTATCAATAAGAGAACCTGAACATTTAATAGTTTTAGCAATATATATTATTACACTATCTTTGACTTTATCATAATCATCAAGATCAGATAAACTAAATTCCTTTTTAATAAAATTATTAATATCTCTAATATAACTTTCAGAAAAATCATTACTACGTAAAATATCTTCTATTTTTAAAATAGTTGGATGATTAATTTCTTCCTTTTTATGTGCAAGTTCATTTTTAAGAGATTTAACTTCCTTAATTACATCTTCAATTGAAGAAGTCTCTTCTTTTTTAATACTTTGAAGAATCTTACGTTTTTCTTCCTCAACATTTATTTGCTGTTGTCCAATGTCATACCTAACATAACCTGAAACCTCAATCCAATCCCTACTAAATAATCCAAATATTCCTCCATGAGATATTGTCTTATAAGTCATAACTCTAGCATTTTTTCCATACTTTCTCTTAACAGTTTCTATAACTTCATTATAAGTAGGACCTCTTTCTGTAAAATACTGAACCATAATATTACTCTTCAACCTCTACTGTTTTAAGTACATTAACTTTAACATTTTTAGGAACCTCTAAAACAGATATAACAACAACATCTGAAAGCTCTCTACTTGTTAAAACCCTTATTACAGGACGTGCCGATTCACTAGATAATATAATGGGATAATATCCTTGCGATTGAACTTCATTTACAAGTACAAAGAGTTCATAAAGAAATTTAGATTTTAAATTTGGATCAAGGGAACTTACAAGATCGTTATTGGCCTCAAATCTTGAATCAATTATCTTCTGTTCAAATTCTGGATTAATTGTTATTACATTAAGCTCTAAATTAGAGTCCAGATATACATTAACTATTTGCCTTCCAATTGCTTGCCTACATTTCTCAATTAAAAAAAATGTATCTTTAGTAACATTTGTAAAATCAGCTATTGTTTCAAAAATTGTAACTAAATTACGTATTGAAACTTGTTCTCGCAAAAGACCTTGTAACACTCTTTGAATCTCTCCAACCGAAAAATCTTTTAAAACTTCTTCAACAATAGCTCCATAATCTTTTTTAAAGACATCAAGAATATTTTGAACATCTTGACGTGTTAAAATCTCATAAGAATGTCTCTTAATAAGTTCAGTCATATGCGTCGCAATAATTGAAGGTGGATCAACTACAGTATAGCCCAATTTCTCAGCAATTTCTCTCACATCATCATTCACCCAAATAGATGGAAGACCAAATGACGGATCTTTTGTAAGATCTCCTTCAAGACCAGAATCCAAACCTACATTTATAACCAAAAACTTACCTAACTTAATCTCTCCATGCCCAATCTCCACTCC from Borrelia duttonii Ly encodes the following:
- a CDS encoding peptidoglycan DD-metalloendopeptidase family protein; this encodes MIIPKKDQNVFKRKKNFLFNRAVKGDFELRDFGNIRNFNKKKRKSCFCFFNVFTKFFYVFKLLFITLFGQIMDINNYKCGYSSKKVTFKMVNTYDVNLFYSVIYNFIFKINVLVFVLILIFYLNIFAYYGSYVFLNKLSFPKDYFIDTFLYYSDQDLSQINNYFFGLDASNYNATTIRKPFVLKVVEHKIKPGETLSHIASRYNITSETLISYNDIKDVRNIKPNVIINVPNMKGILYTVGKNDSLSSIAKKYKIPKVDILDANNLDNEVLSLGQKLFVPGGKMSKDLLRNALGETFLFPTRGIITSGYGYRPDPFTKTISFHNGIDIANVANTPVVATKEGIVVTAGFSVGGYGKYIVIAHNNGFQTLYAHLGSFAVKVGDRVSRGQMIGRMGSTGYSTGNHLHFTIFKDGKTSNPMKYLR
- a CDS encoding FapA family protein, whose product is MTDIGDFADLREKIRRYLERENKVRLIEIEADTLEEALNDASLELSVPYKDLDYEILVRGNNGIFGYGEKKWRIVAYKNSYSKFGVLDVLSSQSESDESISLDGKFFIRRSAKGVFLKVTPAQGGGSVVTFKDVMDKFASYSNIKNLDKNFVRTIVENASGEYERVSDFDAELAESVTMMVHISEDSMSVTIEFTTPGPNGAEVLEKDIFNILKKYGVVDKALLRNKIKEFVDYPFYGESIEMAKGVNSVKGRDAYVNFVVKSKYSAEYGAMGNEFRNVNKGDELAEIVPLSRGIDGYTVFGKILKAESGRELNLVLGENTLREGNKILAGCDGYIFIENGIIAVHNVYVVDGDVGPATGNIVNNGMVLIKGSILDGYNVMAKSGIEVNGLVGRCNLSTDGSIVLRSGANGKGGSEIYAKKSIKSKFLENVDVRCEGNIEVVRGIVNSVVSCTKKVLCIGKKSKIVGSDIHAREEVRAYSIGSEGNAETAVCVGCDPEIKSLLSRFNEYLVKIEKRLEVLTKDISALKKNIQITVDKAEKSLKIDSCNELINERDILILEIKMVKDKQESLQRALENSKTDGKIFVEYIAYAGVKLYIKDAYYELPRDYHNITFVEDDGIIKMVAYVPFESR
- a CDS encoding MinD/ParA family protein, which codes for MEDQAQSLRDIMRLNNKSSFVVDDKIQNNKTRFISVTSGKGGVGKSNIAVGLALKYAHLGKKVLVFDADIGMANINILLGVIPKYNIYHMIVQGRCIQDVITKTEYNIDLLAGASGTTELLDLSETEMNQFIKELLKVYEYDIVIIDTSAGISRQVISFLFSSDDVVIVTTPEPTSITDAYGIIKVLSHKMENLKNLRLVVNRVANVSEGKIVAKKVVDISNQFLNLNVDYLGYVYEDQNIKNSVFKQRPFILLNPNSKASYCLDSIVAALEEITLDNKKRRGVIGFISKFFGME
- a CDS encoding Hsp70 family protein, which encodes MEKWIGIDLGTTNTVVSYFDVNSRVILNDRGERMTPSIVSFTDFGVIVGSAAKHQILVNPDKTFYNFKVNMGTDVVYQVGDNIYKAEDIASHLLLNIKINAEKFLGTQVSNAVITVPAYFSEIQRRGVVRAADIAGLKCRAILNEPTAAALSYAFEKQVEGLFLVYDLGGGTFDVTLLEKQNDTYTVLASKGENRLGGNDFNEVVEKHVLASFKEEYPDINLDDIVLIEQLREKIEDAKKNLSTMDEVNIVLPFTDGNHLNYKLTRDEFNLMIWDFIDRTISLTNECIADSGVDLKHILKIVLSGGSTRIPLVKDRLNEVFPEIEILDSLNQDEVVATGAGIHAFSLATNDTLIDFKDVTPYSLGIETCNDGFFTLIKRNTLLPVCERQIFTTTNDYQEEIEIHVLQGEYNKASLNCSISRFFFSNIQNALKGVPKIEILFRLDESGILSIAARDLDINVSKSIKIRMTSASFDNNEKECLLISSGNIRAKEILEDKIELL
- the lepB gene encoding signal peptidase I yields the protein MLQIHKQVLIPVTLAFMLLITMIKMSLSFHLVKGSSMLPTILDQNWIINHKLAYGIRIKNKETYVVLWSKPKKNETVLIKDPITKKISVKKIFAIPGEKFIKLQPNIISIHNLNFNINKEHLQKLKSIYIPKDYYLVVGDNKKVSLDSREYGFININDIIGKIIYQL
- the flhF gene encoding flagellar biosynthesis protein FlhF; the encoded protein is MVQYFTERGPTYNEVIETVKRKYGKNARVMTYKTISHGGIFGLFSRDWIEVSGYVRYDIGQQQINVEEEKRKILQSIKKEETSSIEDVIKEVKSLKNELAHKKEEINHPTILKIEDILRSNDFSESYIRDINNFIKKEFSLSDLDDYDKVKDSVIIYIAKTIKCSGSLIDNLKKRIFILVGPTGVGKTTTIAKLAAIYGINSDDKNLNIKIITIDNYRIGAKKQIQTYGDIMGIPVKAIESFKDLKEEITQSKDFDLVLIDTIGKSPKDFMKLAEMKELLNACGRDAEFHLAVSSTTKTSDIKEIFHQFSPFSYKTVIFTKLDETTCVGNLISLIHEMRKEVSYVTDGQIVPHNISIAEPLTFIKKINGYRISDDVEFIRKLKSKSYY